The Caballeronia sp. Lep1P3 genome segment TCGTTTCTAACGTAACGAAACGTTGCGTTATTCTCTGCGCCGGTAACAACGATTTTAATCATTCGCGTGGAGAATTCGATGAAACGATTCGCACTGACGTCCCTCTCGCTGGCCCTGCTCGGCGCGGCTGGCGCAGCACAGGCACAAACGAGCGTGACGCTGTATGGCGTGATCGATGCCGGTCTGGGTTATGTGAGCAACGCCAACGCTAACGGCCAGAAGCTGTTCGGCATGATCAACGGCAACCTGTCCGGCGACCGCTGGGGCCTGAAGGGTCAGGAAGACCTCGGCGGCGGCCTGAAGGCGATCTTCCAGTTGGAAAATGGCTTCGACGTCGGCACGGGCCGTCTGGGACAAGGCGGTCGCGAATTCGGCCGTCAGGCATTCGTCGGTCTGTCGGGCGCGCAATGGGGTACCGTGACGCTGGGCCGTCAGTACGACCCGCTCGTCGACATGGTTCAGGGCATCACCGCCGACAACTACTGGGGCGCGGTCTTCGCAACGCCGGGTGACGTCGACAACTACGACAACTCGCTGCGCACGTCGAACACCGTCAAGTACGTTTCGCCGAACTTCGCGGGCTTCCAGTTCGAAGGCCTGTATGGTTTCTCGGGCCTCGCTGGTGCAACCGGCCAGGGCCAGACGTGGTCGGGCGCCGCGACGTACAACAACGGCCCGCTGGCTATCGCAGGCGGCTACTTCTTCACGAGCAACCCGAACACGCCGCTCGCAGCAGGCGCGCGCACCGGCTGGAACAGCCCGTCGTCGGATCCGCTGTTCGACGGCCCGATCAACAACGGCTACGCTTCGGCTCACTCGATCGGCATCGCACGCGGCGCGATCCAGTACTCGATCGGCGCATTCACGGTCGGCGGTTCGTACAGCAACGCGCAGTATCGTCGTGACGGCTTCTCGACGTTCGCATCGAACGAGAAGTTCAACATCGGCAACGGCTTTGTGAACTTCCAGGCGACGCCGGCTCTGCTGGTTGGCGTGGGCTACACGTACAGCAAGGCGTCGGGCGACACGTCGGCGACCTACCACCAGGCAAGCGTCGGCGCGGACTACTCGCTGTCGAAGCGCACGGACCTGTACGCAGTCGGCGCATATCAGCACGCAAGCGGCACGCAGCGCGACGCGGCGACCGGCGCTCCGGTGGCGGCGCAGGCTTCGATCGGTTCGTATGGCTACGAAAGCGGCCGCAACCATCAAGGCATCGTCATCATCGGCATGCGTCACAAGTTCTAATAGCACTAGTAACAACCGATCGGCGTGGCACGCGAGTGCCGCGTCGACGGACAGCGGCATCTCGAGCAGCCATCGGTTTTCCGATGGCTGTTTTTTTTGCGCGATGAATCCGTGATGAATCGTCGCAGCGCGCGCAGCCGATCGGCGGCATCGGCAGAATGAATGCCGTACTTCGCTTCTCGATATCGCGTTACGGAGTTGTGTCGATGACCTCACGCGCGCTGGCTGCGCTTCGCCCGATCGCCGTTGCCGCGCTCTTCGCGTGCGGCGCGATCCGCGCCTTTGCGGACGATGCTTCGCCCGCCCTGCCGATGATCGTCGCCCATCGCGGCGGCGCCGCCGACTTTCCCGAGAACACGCTGCTCGCCATCGCCGGCGCGCTCGCGCATCGCGCAGACGCCATCTGGCTCTCG includes the following:
- a CDS encoding porin; the encoded protein is MKRFALTSLSLALLGAAGAAQAQTSVTLYGVIDAGLGYVSNANANGQKLFGMINGNLSGDRWGLKGQEDLGGGLKAIFQLENGFDVGTGRLGQGGREFGRQAFVGLSGAQWGTVTLGRQYDPLVDMVQGITADNYWGAVFATPGDVDNYDNSLRTSNTVKYVSPNFAGFQFEGLYGFSGLAGATGQGQTWSGAATYNNGPLAIAGGYFFTSNPNTPLAAGARTGWNSPSSDPLFDGPINNGYASAHSIGIARGAIQYSIGAFTVGGSYSNAQYRRDGFSTFASNEKFNIGNGFVNFQATPALLVGVGYTYSKASGDTSATYHQASVGADYSLSKRTDLYAVGAYQHASGTQRDAATGAPVAAQASIGSYGYESGRNHQGIVIIGMRHKF